Proteins encoded by one window of Actinocorallia herbida:
- the ybaK gene encoding Cys-tRNA(Pro) deacylase, translating into MAKGASKGTPATVAAAKAGIQYSLHPYEVDEHAASYGEAAAEALGVPPERLFKTLLAEVDGRLTVGVVPVAGQLDLKALAAAVGGKKAQMAEPADAERATGYVVGGISPLGQRKRLPTVVDDSASAFPTVYVSAGRRGLQIELAPADLVRLTGAGLAAIGRR; encoded by the coding sequence ATGGCGAAAGGCGCATCCAAGGGCACCCCGGCGACCGTCGCGGCGGCGAAGGCGGGGATCCAGTACAGCCTGCACCCTTACGAGGTCGACGAGCACGCGGCCTCCTATGGCGAGGCCGCGGCCGAGGCGCTCGGCGTCCCGCCCGAGCGGCTGTTCAAGACCCTCCTGGCCGAGGTGGACGGCAGGCTGACGGTCGGGGTGGTGCCCGTGGCGGGCCAGCTCGACCTGAAGGCGCTGGCCGCGGCCGTCGGCGGCAAGAAGGCCCAGATGGCCGAGCCCGCCGATGCCGAGCGGGCCACCGGCTACGTGGTCGGCGGGATCAGCCCGCTCGGGCAGCGCAAGCGGCTCCCGACCGTGGTCGACGACAGCGCGTCAGCGTTCCCGACCGTCTACGTCTCCGCCGGGCGGCGCGGCCTCCAGATCGAACTCGCCCCCGCCGACCTCGTCCGCCTCACCGGCGCCGGGCTGGCCGCCATCGGCCGCAGGTAG
- a CDS encoding DUF6882 domain-containing protein, producing the protein MSGFSSAFERLGAALSAIVLSQQEILAARLPRADWSADLNGRTYTSGETTVRVNLLGSYASRERTWLWGWANAQFGPAHPAVVPTMAVRELGTRLGVPEFTDPEVDLSWFEGGHAGHLIAVAAAGVLGGSGYIGAGYDGGSAYLLVDDPAIPPPAFDAAAVPALIGKAVSLFPADPQLTLTRFLAHHHVPHRRSGARTEARLPGGGTASADFSGEPAFADWATPARV; encoded by the coding sequence ATGTCAGGATTCAGCTCGGCGTTCGAACGCCTCGGTGCCGCGCTGTCCGCCATCGTCCTGTCCCAGCAGGAGATCCTGGCGGCCCGACTGCCCCGCGCCGACTGGAGCGCCGACCTCAACGGCCGGACCTACACCAGCGGGGAGACCACTGTAAGGGTGAACCTCCTCGGCAGCTACGCCTCACGAGAGCGTACCTGGTTGTGGGGATGGGCCAACGCCCAGTTCGGCCCCGCCCACCCCGCCGTCGTGCCGACCATGGCCGTCCGGGAGCTGGGCACCCGCCTGGGCGTGCCGGAGTTCACCGACCCCGAGGTCGACCTCTCATGGTTCGAGGGCGGCCACGCGGGCCATCTGATCGCCGTCGCGGCCGCCGGGGTGCTCGGCGGGTCGGGCTACATAGGCGCGGGCTACGACGGGGGCTCGGCCTACCTGCTCGTCGACGACCCCGCGATCCCGCCCCCGGCCTTCGACGCCGCCGCCGTGCCCGCCCTGATCGGCAAGGCCGTCTCGCTCTTCCCCGCCGACCCCCAGCTGACCCTCACCCGCTTCCTGGCCCACCACCACGTGCCCCACCGCCGCTCCGGCGCCCGCACCGAGGCCCGGCTGCCCGGCGGCGGCACCGCCTCCGCCGACTTCTCCGGCGAGCCCGCCTTCGCCGACTGGGCCACCCCCGCCCGCGTCTGA
- the hisD gene encoding histidinol dehydrogenase, producing MISRIDLRGALPGDLRDVLPRADFDVEAALEKVRPICEDVRHHGVEAVLRYTAQFDGVELSTTRVPAEAITAALENLDPAIRDALEEAIRRTRIVHREQRRKDVTTTVVPGGTVTERWVPVDRVGLYVPGGKAVYPSSVVMNVVPAQEAGVGSLAVTSPAQKDHGGLPHPTILAACALLGVDEVYAAGGAQSLAMFAYGTEECRRADLITGPGSIWVAAAKRYLRGVVGIDAEAGPTEIAVLADATADASYVAADLISQAEHDTIAASVLVTDSVELAEAVEAELAVQVARTKHRERVGEALSGRQSAVVLVSDLEAGLAVVNAYAAEHLEIHTADAAAVAARVRNAGAVFVGPYAPVSLGDYLAGSNHVLPTGGCACHSSGLSVQSFLRGIHVVEYDRAALAEATARVVTLAESEDLPAHGAALKARFDWEIPS from the coding sequence GTGATTTCCCGAATCGACCTGCGCGGCGCCCTCCCCGGCGACCTGCGCGACGTGCTGCCCCGCGCCGACTTCGACGTCGAGGCCGCCCTGGAAAAGGTGCGGCCGATCTGTGAGGACGTGCGGCATCACGGGGTCGAGGCGGTCCTGCGCTACACCGCGCAGTTCGACGGGGTGGAGCTGAGCACCACCCGGGTCCCGGCCGAGGCGATCACCGCGGCGCTGGAGAACCTCGACCCCGCCATCCGCGACGCGCTGGAGGAGGCGATCCGGCGGACCCGGATCGTGCACCGCGAGCAGCGCCGCAAGGACGTCACCACCACCGTGGTGCCCGGCGGCACCGTCACCGAGCGCTGGGTCCCGGTCGACCGGGTCGGGCTCTACGTCCCGGGCGGCAAGGCCGTCTACCCGTCCAGCGTGGTCATGAACGTGGTGCCCGCCCAGGAGGCCGGGGTCGGCTCCCTGGCCGTCACCTCGCCCGCCCAGAAGGACCACGGCGGCCTGCCGCACCCGACCATCCTGGCCGCGTGCGCGCTGCTGGGCGTCGACGAGGTCTACGCCGCCGGCGGCGCGCAGAGCCTGGCGATGTTCGCCTACGGCACCGAGGAGTGCCGCCGCGCCGACCTGATCACCGGCCCCGGCTCCATCTGGGTCGCCGCCGCCAAGCGGTACCTGCGCGGCGTCGTCGGCATCGACGCCGAGGCCGGGCCGACCGAGATCGCGGTCCTCGCCGACGCCACGGCCGACGCGTCCTACGTCGCCGCCGACCTGATCAGCCAGGCCGAGCACGACACCATCGCCGCCTCCGTGCTGGTCACCGACTCGGTCGAGCTGGCCGAGGCCGTCGAAGCCGAACTCGCCGTCCAGGTCGCCCGCACCAAGCACCGCGAGCGGGTCGGCGAGGCGCTGTCCGGGCGCCAGTCGGCGGTCGTGCTGGTCTCCGACCTGGAGGCCGGGCTCGCCGTCGTCAACGCCTACGCCGCCGAGCACCTGGAGATCCACACCGCAGACGCCGCGGCCGTCGCCGCCCGCGTCCGCAACGCCGGGGCGGTCTTCGTCGGGCCGTACGCGCCGGTGTCCCTGGGCGACTACCTCGCCGGGTCCAACCACGTGCTGCCCACCGGCGGCTGCGCCTGCCACTCCTCCGGCCTGTCCGTCCAGTCGTTCCTGCGCGGCATCCACGTGGTGGAGTACGACCGCGCCGCGCTCGCCGAGGCCACCGCCCGGGTCGTCACGCTGGCGGAGTCCGAGGACCTGCCCGCGCACGGCGCCGCGCTCAAGGCCCGCTTCGACTGGGAGATCCCTTCATGA
- a CDS encoding histidinol-phosphate transaminase — protein MTSLSDLPLREDLRAEKAYGAPQLDVPVQLNTNENPYGPSEALVKALGEAVAETAGTLNRYPDRDALALRADLAAFLRAESGVALDASRVWAANGSNEIIQQIVQAFGGPGRSAMGFEPSYAMHPTISKVSNTRWIDAYRAEDFGLEAERAVAAVQEHRPDIVFLTSPNNPTGTSLDLAAIEAVLEVAPGMVVVDEAYGEFRRAGTPSALELLEGHPRLIVTRTMSKAFALAGARLGYLAADPAVLDALLLVRLPYHLSSVTQAVARTALSFRDELLGYVEQLRTERDAVVDWLRGEGLEVADSDANFVLFGEFADRDALWQRMLDRGVLIRAVGPPRWLRVSVGTPEEMAAFRAALQESLKETQ, from the coding sequence ATGACGTCTCTGTCCGACCTCCCGCTGCGCGAGGACCTGCGCGCGGAGAAGGCCTACGGCGCGCCGCAGCTCGACGTGCCCGTGCAGCTCAACACCAACGAGAACCCCTACGGGCCGTCCGAGGCGCTGGTGAAGGCGCTCGGCGAGGCCGTCGCCGAGACCGCGGGGACGCTCAACCGCTACCCCGACCGCGACGCGCTCGCCCTGCGCGCCGACCTCGCCGCCTTTCTGCGCGCCGAGTCGGGCGTCGCGCTGGACGCCTCCCGGGTGTGGGCCGCCAACGGCTCCAACGAGATCATCCAGCAGATCGTCCAGGCGTTCGGCGGCCCCGGCCGCTCCGCGATGGGCTTCGAGCCGTCGTACGCCATGCACCCGACGATCTCCAAGGTGTCCAACACCCGCTGGATCGACGCCTACCGGGCCGAGGACTTCGGGCTGGAGGCCGAACGGGCCGTCGCCGCCGTCCAGGAGCACCGGCCGGACATCGTCTTCCTCACCTCGCCGAACAACCCCACCGGCACGTCGCTGGACCTCGCCGCCATCGAGGCGGTGCTCGAGGTCGCGCCCGGCATGGTCGTCGTGGACGAGGCGTACGGGGAGTTCCGCCGCGCGGGCACCCCGTCGGCGCTGGAGCTGCTCGAAGGCCACCCGCGCCTGATCGTCACCCGGACCATGTCCAAGGCGTTCGCGCTGGCCGGGGCGCGCCTCGGCTACCTCGCCGCCGACCCGGCGGTGCTGGACGCGCTGCTGCTGGTCCGGTTGCCCTACCACCTGTCGTCGGTCACCCAGGCCGTCGCGCGGACGGCGCTGTCCTTCAGGGACGAGCTGCTCGGCTACGTCGAGCAGCTGCGGACGGAGCGCGACGCGGTGGTGGACTGGCTGCGCGGCGAAGGGCTCGAGGTCGCCGACTCCGACGCCAACTTCGTGCTGTTCGGGGAGTTCGCCGACCGGGACGCGCTGTGGCAGCGCATGCTGGACCGCGGCGTCCTCATCCGGGCCGTCGGCCCGCCGCGCTGGCTGCGGGTGTCCGTCGGGACGCCCGAGGAGATGGCGGCCTTCCGCGCCGCCCTGCAGGAATCCCTCAAGGAGACACAGTGA